The genomic stretch AAAATAGGGATGGAGATGGATGCCAGAAAGTCCGACATGGGCGGATACGCCGCCGTGTCTGATCCCGTGACCTTGAACCCGCGTTGTTTAAGAAGTCCCGCGAGCGACGCCATGGCCGTCCCGCATATGCCGATGATATGTACGTGCTGTTGTTCCACGTTTCAAGATTAACGGATTTGTGCGCTTTCGTGAGCGGGAAAATTACGTGTGCGAAGCAACTGTGGAAGGTTCAAGGATTTTAAGACTCGCATTCGCGCCCTCCGCTTCCAGTTCCGCTTGCACGCCGATGGGCAGGGTGATATTGCCGCTGGTCACATGCCCCGACTTGAGACCGTAGACGATCGGTACGTTGTAGGGCTCGAGCACTCGCATAATTACCTGCTGCAGTATGTAGGTCTCGCCATTGGGGGGAAGGCAATCCAGCATCTCGCCGAAAATAAATCCGCGCGCCTTTTCCAGCTTGCCGGCCAGCCGCAACTGCACCAGCATGCGGTCGATGCGAAAAGGCTTTTCGGCGATATCTTCTATAAAAAGGATGCAGTCTTCTGTCTGGATCTCATAGGGTGTTCCCAGTGACGCCACCATCATAGAGAGGCAGCCGCCATAAAGACGTCCAGATGCCTTCCCAATGCGCAAGACCTCGACGTCGTTGGTGGGAACCGTCCAGTTAGGCGCGCCTTGAAAAGCGCTTTGCCAGCTCACTCCATCGAACGTTCCGTCGGCGATATCTTTGGCCACCATAGGCCCATGAAAGCCTATCAATCCCGTACGGTCATGGATCGCCGTGAGCATAGAAGTGATGTCGCTGCATCCCAGCAGAATTTTCGGGTGCTCGGCGATCATGCCGTAATCCAGTTTTTCCAGCAGATAATTGCTGCCATAGCCTCCACGCACGCAGATGAGCGCGGCAATGTCATCACGCCGCCAGAACTCGTGGACCTCATGCACGCGCCGCTCCACGCTTCCCGCAAAATAAATATCGCGCGCAAAAATATC from Terriglobia bacterium encodes the following:
- a CDS encoding LD-carboxypeptidase, which encodes MADAKITRPAKTIKPAALRRGDKVALVAPASSFNGEAFLLGCDRLRQMGYEPVYAQDIFARDIYFAGSVERRVHEVHEFWRRDDIAALICVRGGYGSNYLLEKLDYGMIAEHPKILLGCSDITSMLTAIHDRTGLIGFHGPMVAKDIADGTFDGVSWQSAFQGAPNWTVPTNDVEVLRIGKASGRLYGGCLSMMVASLGTPYEIQTEDCILFIEDIAEKPFRIDRMLVQLRLAGKLEKARGFIFGEMLDCLPPNGETYILQQVIMRVLEPYNVPIVYGLKSGHVTSGNITLPIGVQAELEAEGANASLKILEPSTVASHT